GGCGGTCATCGAGTCGATCCGGACCAACCCGGACAGCCGCCGGCACATCGTCAGCGCCTGGAATGTCGGCCAACTGTCGGAGATGGCGCTGCCGCCCTGCCACGCCTTCTTCCAGTTCTATGTGGCCGACGGGAAGCTCTCCTGCCAGCTCTACCAGCGCTCTGCGGACGTCTTCCTGGGGGTGCCGTTCAACATCGCCTCCTACGCGCTGCTGACCCATCTGATCGCCCAGCTCACCGGGCTGGAGGTCGGCGAGTTCGTCCACACGCTCGGCGACACCCACCTCTACCTGAACCACCTCGACCAGGCCCGGTTGCAGCTGAGCCGCGAGCCCCGGCCGCTGCCCACCCTGGTGCTCAACCCGGCCATCCGCGACATCGATTCGATCGAGCTGAGCGACATCGAGGTGGTCGGCTACGACCCGCACCCGGGGATCAAGGCTCCGATTTCGGTCTGACGTGGCCTACCATCGCAGCGTGCAGCTCATTGGGATCGCGATCGTCGGCGCCAACGGCGTGATCGGAGACGGCGCACACCAGCCGTTCGAGATCCCCGAGGACTGGGCCCGGTTCAAGCGGGTCACCAGTGGGCACCCGCTGATCATGGGCCGACGCACCCATGAGGCGATCGCTCGTTGGCTGCCGCATCGCACCACGATCGTGGTGACCACTCGTCCGGAGTCGGTCGAGCTTCCCGACGGCGAACGGGCCCGGGGGATGGCGGTCTCCGGGGTGGACGAGGCCATCGACGCGGCCCTGCGCCTGGACCGCGTGGTCTATGTGGCCGGTGGCGGAACGATCTATCGCCAGGCCTGGGATCGGCTGACCAATCTCGACCTGACCGAGGTGCACGCCACGGCGCCGGGGACGGTCTTCTTCCCCCAGATCGATCCTGCACAGTGGCTCGAGGTGTCGCGGGAGCCGCACGACGGCTTCGACTTCGTCGGCTATCGACGCATCAGCAGCTGATCGGCCTCAGATGCGCGCCACTGCGAGCATCCTGCATCTCGACCTGGATGCCTTCTTCGCCGCTGTCGAGCAGCGAGACAAGCCGTCGCTGCGCGGCAAGCCGGTGATCGTCGGCGGGCTCGGCCTGCGCGGCGTGGTCTCCACCGCCTCCTACGAGGCCCGCACCTTCGGGGTGGGCTCGGCCATGGCCATGTCCGAAGCCCGGCGGCGCTGCCCGCATGCGGCCTTCCTGTCCGGACGCTTCGACGCCTACCGGAAGACCTCGGCCATCGTGATGCGGCTGCTGGGTGAGCTGTCGCCGCTGGTCGAGCCGCTCAGCCTGGACGAGGCCTTCGTCGATCTGGCCGCGGTGGAGCGTCCGCTGGACGGCCCGGCGCTGCTCGACCTGGCCGCCGACCTGCGCGCCCGGCTCACCGAACAGACCGGCGGCCTGACCGCCTCGGTCGGCCTGGGCAGTTCGAAGTTCATGGCGAAGGTGGCCAGCGAACTGGCCAAGCCGAACGGCATCCGGCTGGTCAGCCCGGGCACCGAGGTCGAGACCATCGCCGCGTTGCCGGCTCGGGCCATCCCCGGAGTCGGGCCGGCCACCATGGAGCGGCTCTCCCGGCTGGGCGTGGTCACGGTGGCCGATCTGCAGCAACTCAGTCCGGCCGAGCTGGTCCGCGAGCTCGGCAAGTCGTCGGGCGAGCACCTGCACCGGCTGTCCTGGGCCGACGACGATCGTCCGGTCGAGCCGGAGCGAGAGACCAAGTCGATCTCGGTGGAGGACACCTTCGAACACGACATCGCCGACCCGGCGCTGCTCGCCGGGATCGCCGAGCGGCACGCGGAGCAGGTAGTGAATCGCCTGGTCAAAGCCGAGTTGTTCGCCCGGACCGTGACCGTGAAGGTGCGCTGGCCAGACTTCTCGTCGGTCAGCCGCTCCCGGACCCTGAACGGCGCCACCGACCGGGTGGCCGTGGTGGCCCAGATCGCCAAGGAGTTGCTGGACGGACTGGAGGTCAGCCAGGGCGTCCGGCTGCTCGGGGTGGGGGTGTCCGGCTTGGTCCAGGTGGCGCAGGAGCCGCTCTTCGAACTGGAGGCCACCCAGGTCGGACGCGTCCTGGAGGAGACCGAGCTGCCGGTGCCCAGCCGCGGCGCGGGCTGGCCGGCCGGGGCGGATGTCTATCACGAGCAGTACGGGCCGGGCTGGATCTGGGGATCGGGCCTGGGTCGGGTGACCGTCCGCTTCGAGACGGCGGCCACCGGGCCGGGGCCGGTGCGGACCTTCGCGGCTGACGATCCGGCCCTGTCCAGGGCGCTGCCGGCCGCAGAGCCGGAGCCTGCTTCCGAGCCGGCCTAGCTGGCGATCAGGCCGTGTGGGTAGGCCGGACGGCGTCCCTGGAACGAGAGGATGTTCGGGTTCTGGACCACGCCGTCGCGGATCTCGATGGCCCGGGTGATGGTGTTGTCGGCCGCCCAGGCGTCCGGCCCACCCAGCACGACGTCCAGGAAGGGCAGCAGTGCGCTGCTGTTCTCCAGGGTGGCCGAGGCCCACAGGTGGGACGGGCTGTGGTCGACCGCGTAGTAGGCGATCCCGTTGCCGACCCGGATGATCGGCTCCTCGAAAGTGGTCGGCTCGGCCCAACTGAAGCCCATCCCGGTGTCGCAGGACACGTCGATGATCAGCGTGTGCGGGGCCAAGGCCGGCAGATCGTCCTCGGTGAGGAAGATCATCGGCGAGCTCGGATCCTGCAGCGAGCAGTTCACGATGATGTCGTGGCCGGCCAGGAAGGCCGCCATCGGCTCCGGATCGCCGTTGTCGAGAGCGTCGTCGGGTCCGGTGAGCCCGAAGTCGTTGTCGAAGTGGACGATCCGCGCCGAATGGATCGGTGCGGCCACGGCCTCGACGCCGCGGCGGGTCAGCACGTCGACGTCGTTGATGCCGAGCCCGTTGAGGGCGGTCACGGCGCCGCGGGCGGTGGCCCCGAAGCCGATCACCACAGCGTTCAGCCGGCGTCCGTAGTGGCCGTCGGTGCCGGTCAACTGCAGGGCGTGCAGCACCGAGCTGTAGCCGGCCAGTTCGTTGTTCTTGTGGAACACGTGCAGCGAGAACGAGCCGTCGGCGTTCCAGTGGTTCATTGCCTCGAAAGCGATCAGGGTGAGTCGCTTGTCGATGGCCAGCTGGGTCAGCTCGGCGTCCTGGACGCAGTGCGGCCATCCCCAGAAGACCTGGCCCGGGCGCAGCTCGGCGATGTCGTCGAGCACCGGCTTGGGCTGCAGGATCACGTCGCATCCGGCCACGATTTCGGCATGAGTGCCGAAGCCACCGACCCATTCGGCGAGCTCCGGATCGGTGAAACCGAAGTCGGCTCCGTAGTCGTGCTCCACGAAGACCCGCGGGCGCAGCTGCTCAGGGATCCTAGACAAATGCCGCGGATCGATGGCGAGCCGGCGCTCGTTCTCTTTGCGTGAGTGGCCCATCACTCCCAGCGTTAGGCCACCGGGATGCTTCCCTGCTCCAGTGTCCATTACTCGCCAGGCTAGCCCGGGGCACCAAGCCGGGTCGCTGGCGGCCCCGCGGCCCAGCGGCCCAGCGGCCGGTGGCAGGTCGAGGTGGCGATATCTGATCAGTAGACTGCACGGGGTCGCCGGCCGGAGTGGTGGAATTGGCAGACACGCAGGATTTAGGTTCCTGTGCCTTCGGGCGTGAGGGTTCAAGTCCCTTCTCCGGCACGTCGGGCCAGGCGCATAAGGGAAACGTCAAGATCGGTTAGGAAGCCGTCAGGTTGTCCCAGTGGGCCTCCGGGGCCCGGCAGGCTCGGTCTCGTGATTGAAGATCTTGTCGCTGTGGTCCTTGCCGTGGCGCTGCTCGGCTACCTGGGGTTGGCTCTGGCCCACCCGGACTGGTTCTAGGTGGACGCCGTGCCTACGACGCTCAGTGCGGTCGCATCGATCGCGACCATCGTCGCCGTCCTGGCGACCATCCATGT
The nucleotide sequence above comes from Propionicimonas paludicola. Encoded proteins:
- a CDS encoding thymidylate synthase; translated protein: MKQYLDLMQRVLDEGVAKTDRTGTGTISVFGHQMRFDLAEGFPLLTTKKLHTRSIFGELLWFLRGSTNVAWLHENNISIWDEWADPDGELGPIYGYQWRSWPTPDGGHVDQIKAVIESIRTNPDSRRHIVSAWNVGQLSEMALPPCHAFFQFYVADGKLSCQLYQRSADVFLGVPFNIASYALLTHLIAQLTGLEVGEFVHTLGDTHLYLNHLDQARLQLSREPRPLPTLVLNPAIRDIDSIELSDIEVVGYDPHPGIKAPISV
- a CDS encoding dihydrofolate reductase, with the protein product MQLIGIAIVGANGVIGDGAHQPFEIPEDWARFKRVTSGHPLIMGRRTHEAIARWLPHRTTIVVTTRPESVELPDGERARGMAVSGVDEAIDAALRLDRVVYVAGGGTIYRQAWDRLTNLDLTEVHATAPGTVFFPQIDPAQWLEVSREPHDGFDFVGYRRISS
- a CDS encoding DNA polymerase IV; protein product: MRATASILHLDLDAFFAAVEQRDKPSLRGKPVIVGGLGLRGVVSTASYEARTFGVGSAMAMSEARRRCPHAAFLSGRFDAYRKTSAIVMRLLGELSPLVEPLSLDEAFVDLAAVERPLDGPALLDLAADLRARLTEQTGGLTASVGLGSSKFMAKVASELAKPNGIRLVSPGTEVETIAALPARAIPGVGPATMERLSRLGVVTVADLQQLSPAELVRELGKSSGEHLHRLSWADDDRPVEPERETKSISVEDTFEHDIADPALLAGIAERHAEQVVNRLVKAELFARTVTVKVRWPDFSSVSRSRTLNGATDRVAVVAQIAKELLDGLEVSQGVRLLGVGVSGLVQVAQEPLFELEATQVGRVLEETELPVPSRGAGWPAGADVYHEQYGPGWIWGSGLGRVTVRFETAATGPGPVRTFAADDPALSRALPAAEPEPASEPA
- a CDS encoding N(5)-(carboxyethyl)ornithine synthase, with the translated sequence MGHSRKENERRLAIDPRHLSRIPEQLRPRVFVEHDYGADFGFTDPELAEWVGGFGTHAEIVAGCDVILQPKPVLDDIAELRPGQVFWGWPHCVQDAELTQLAIDKRLTLIAFEAMNHWNADGSFSLHVFHKNNELAGYSSVLHALQLTGTDGHYGRRLNAVVIGFGATARGAVTALNGLGINDVDVLTRRGVEAVAAPIHSARIVHFDNDFGLTGPDDALDNGDPEPMAAFLAGHDIIVNCSLQDPSSPMIFLTEDDLPALAPHTLIIDVSCDTGMGFSWAEPTTFEEPIIRVGNGIAYYAVDHSPSHLWASATLENSSALLPFLDVVLGGPDAWAADNTITRAIEIRDGVVQNPNILSFQGRRPAYPHGLIAS